The following coding sequences lie in one Hyalangium ruber genomic window:
- a CDS encoding serine/threonine protein kinase has protein sequence MTTTQPKRQPIPFGKYLLLDRINIGGMAEVWRGKAFGAGGFERLVAIKRILPNIAEDEEFITMFIDEAKISVQLTHANIAQIYELGQIASSYFIAMEYIPGKDMRAIFDRCRKKGEPAPIPLVAYCVSKMCEGLDYAHRKKNGMGQDMNIVHRDISPQNILVSYEGEVKVIDFGIAKAAGKATKTQAGILKGKFGYMSPEQIRGLPLDRRSDVFAIGVCLYEMLTGERLFVGDSDFSVLEKVRKAEVAPPSTYNRKIPENLEKIVLKALARDVDERYQYASELGDDLQRFLITSETIFGRKDLMQYMKSTFAEDVEREKQRLAEYAGIKPPDGMLSAIEAGFSGSSPTLPPVSAPPVMPVEPPRPAVQPVTVGGDLRRTPSLTALPKLTAAAAAPPPKDDEGVATMLVDSSEYFNDSDEPTTQPGVGRKVTPLESQSVGLDEGEPPVTGKTAVIGPPQSVPPRASLSNIPVVTPSPNVQVRPSVFAMPAVQPAGELPPVVRPGPGARPPGDGLPRIARPEGPHGGPPVLGQAGPGGTPRPAPPPARPQHVEAQPPGVPPPAAGPNKTVLFAGIGGVVFLVLVVLGIFLLRSPSVGFVMVELPQEVRSSAQVTLNAEAFPVSNGMVLQQMPSGPVIVMVNAEGFKPFTQTIIVQDGNQVATVRPAMEPLLRTMSLVLSTDPQDAEVKVNGKVVRAQGGRDVFVKDIPATAESEVVVSAPGFRPFQQKFPTPTGGEPLQVSAKLEAAEVAVRVESEPAGATILARGQELGAVTPAVVKLPPGVKQVTLKMKCFEDAELPVNPSTSGESPALVKGSLKKQPGCK, from the coding sequence GTGACGACCACTCAACCGAAGCGGCAGCCCATCCCATTTGGGAAGTACCTTCTTCTGGACCGCATCAACATCGGCGGCATGGCCGAGGTGTGGCGAGGGAAGGCCTTTGGCGCGGGAGGATTCGAGCGACTCGTCGCCATCAAGCGGATTCTCCCGAACATCGCCGAGGATGAAGAGTTCATCACGATGTTCATCGATGAGGCGAAGATCAGCGTCCAGCTGACCCACGCCAACATCGCGCAGATCTACGAGCTGGGGCAGATCGCCAGCAGCTACTTCATCGCGATGGAGTACATCCCCGGCAAGGACATGCGGGCGATCTTCGACCGCTGCCGGAAGAAGGGTGAGCCCGCGCCCATTCCGCTGGTGGCCTACTGCGTCTCGAAGATGTGCGAAGGCCTGGACTACGCCCACCGCAAGAAGAACGGCATGGGCCAGGACATGAACATCGTCCACCGTGACATCTCGCCGCAGAACATCCTCGTGTCCTACGAGGGCGAGGTGAAGGTCATCGACTTCGGTATCGCCAAGGCGGCCGGAAAGGCGACGAAGACGCAGGCGGGCATCCTCAAGGGCAAGTTCGGCTACATGAGCCCGGAGCAGATCCGCGGCCTGCCGCTGGACCGGCGCTCGGACGTGTTCGCCATCGGCGTGTGTCTCTACGAGATGCTCACGGGCGAGCGGCTCTTCGTGGGCGACAGCGACTTCTCGGTGCTGGAGAAGGTGCGCAAGGCGGAGGTGGCGCCGCCGTCCACGTACAACCGCAAGATTCCGGAGAACCTGGAGAAGATCGTCCTCAAGGCGCTCGCGCGCGACGTGGACGAGCGCTACCAGTACGCCAGCGAGCTGGGCGATGACTTGCAGCGCTTCCTCATCACCAGCGAGACGATCTTCGGCCGCAAGGACCTCATGCAGTACATGAAGTCCACGTTCGCCGAGGACGTGGAGCGTGAGAAGCAGCGGCTGGCGGAGTACGCCGGCATCAAGCCTCCGGACGGCATGCTGTCGGCCATCGAGGCGGGCTTCAGCGGCTCCTCGCCGACGCTGCCTCCTGTGAGCGCGCCGCCGGTCATGCCGGTGGAGCCTCCTCGGCCCGCCGTCCAGCCGGTGACGGTGGGCGGAGACCTGCGTCGCACTCCTTCGCTCACCGCGCTGCCCAAGCTGACGGCCGCCGCGGCCGCGCCTCCGCCCAAGGATGACGAGGGCGTGGCGACGATGCTGGTGGACTCCAGCGAGTACTTCAACGACTCGGACGAGCCCACCACCCAGCCGGGCGTAGGCCGCAAGGTGACGCCGCTGGAGTCGCAGTCCGTGGGCCTGGACGAGGGCGAGCCCCCGGTGACGGGGAAGACGGCCGTCATCGGCCCGCCGCAGTCGGTACCCCCGCGCGCGTCGCTGTCGAACATCCCCGTGGTGACGCCCTCGCCCAACGTGCAGGTGCGCCCCTCGGTGTTCGCCATGCCCGCGGTGCAGCCGGCGGGTGAGCTGCCGCCCGTCGTCCGCCCGGGCCCGGGTGCCCGGCCGCCGGGAGATGGGTTGCCCCGCATCGCCCGTCCGGAAGGTCCTCACGGAGGCCCGCCGGTGCTGGGCCAGGCCGGACCGGGAGGAACGCCCCGGCCCGCGCCCCCGCCTGCTCGGCCGCAGCATGTCGAGGCGCAGCCGCCCGGGGTGCCGCCGCCGGCCGCGGGGCCCAACAAGACGGTGCTCTTCGCGGGCATCGGCGGGGTGGTGTTCCTGGTGCTGGTCGTGCTGGGCATCTTCCTGCTGCGCTCGCCCTCCGTGGGCTTCGTCATGGTGGAGCTGCCCCAGGAGGTGCGCTCCAGCGCACAGGTGACGCTCAACGCCGAGGCCTTCCCGGTCTCCAACGGCATGGTGCTGCAGCAGATGCCCTCGGGGCCGGTGATCGTGATGGTCAACGCGGAGGGCTTCAAGCCCTTCACGCAAACCATCATCGTCCAGGATGGCAACCAGGTGGCCACGGTGCGGCCGGCGATGGAGCCGCTGCTGCGGACGATGTCGCTGGTGCTCTCCACGGATCCGCAGGACGCCGAGGTGAAGGTAAACGGCAAGGTGGTCCGGGCGCAGGGTGGACGGGACGTGTTCGTCAAGGACATCCCCGCCACGGCGGAGTCGGAGGTGGTGGTGAGCGCTCCGGGCTTCCGGCCCTTCCAGCAGAAGTTCCCCACGCCCACGGGCGGCGAGCCGCTGCAGGTGTCGGCGAAGCTGGAGGCGGCGGAGGTGGCGGTGCGGGTGGAGTCCGAGCCCGCGGGTGCCACCATCCTCGCCCGGGGGCAGGAGCTGGGGGCGGTCACCCCGGCGGTGGTGAAGCTGCCGCCCGGCGTCAAGCAGGTGACGCTGAAGATGAAGTGCTTCGAGGATGCCGAGCTGCCCGTGAACCCCTCCACGTCCGGAGAGTCCCCGGCGTTGGTGAAGGGTTCCTTGAAGAAGCAGCCCGGCTGCAAGTAG